Below is a genomic region from Spongiibacter nanhainus.
GGTCAATTTGCCAATCTCAGACCAGTTGCGGGTTCGGCTGGCGGCTAATTCCATCAGCAAAGATGGCTATATTGAAAATGTGAATACCGGCGAGGACCACGGCGATATCGGCCGGGATAGTGCGCGCCTGACCGTATCTTTTATGCCTAACGATCAGCTGGATAACACCCTGGTATACGGTTATTCCCGCAGCGACGGCACCAACACCGGCGCCACCTATGTCTACAGCATCTACACCGCCGAGGACGAGGCCAAGTACAACCGGGATCTCAATACTAGCTCCGAGTTTATTGCCGGTTCCGTCGAGGAGCAGAGAAAGCTGGGCTATTACAAAACCCAGCACCCCTTTGGCGCCGATCATATCGGCGAGGACGAAGTGTTGGTTAATACCACCACATTCGCATTGAATGAGGATGTTCAGATCAAAAATATCCTCGGCTACACCGCCGGCGATACCGACTCAGAACAACCTGCCTTGGGTGCGGAGTATCCAACCTTTGCCACCCGCAATCTGGCTACCGGCAAAGTGGGTAACGAAGTCAAAGTGGAATCCTACTCCAATGAGCTGCAGTTATCTGGTACGGCGATGGACGGTAATCTCGACTACATCACCGGCATCTACTTGCAGCAACAACGCACCGACACGCTGTGGCCGCAAACCTACTTTGACGGTGCGGTAAATGCCACCAACAACTTCCGCATTGAGACTGATACCACCGCGTTTTACGCGCAGGGCTCATACCGGTTTAGCCCGGTGCTGAGAGCGACTGCCGGTCTTCGTTTTACCGAGGAAGATGTCTCCATCGAGCAGCTGGCTCAGTCCGACTACCGAGGTGTCGATGGCTTTGCGCAAAAGCAGGATGAAACCTTTAGGGAACCCTCCTGGCTGCTGGGGCTGGAGTATTCCATCAGCGATTCGCTGTTCGCCTATGCCAACGCCCGGGGCAGCTTCCGCAGCGGTGGCTTTAACGGTTCGGCGCCGCCGGTTAATGCCGGGGCAACCGGCGGTGGTAACAAGTTTGAACAAGAGACCGTCGAGGACATTGAGTTGGGCCTCAAATACGAGGGCAATATCGGTGCTATGCCGGCGCGGATGAATGTGGCGATCTACAATATGTGGATCGAAGACGTACAGCGTATTGAGTTTCCCGATCCTCCCGGCGATGTCGCTTCCATCGCAGTGACCGCCAATATCCCCGAGATGGAAGTGCGGGGTATTGAGTTTGATGCCAGTATCTCGCCATTGGCAAACCTGGATTTAGGCATCGCGGCGACCTACACCGACGCCGAGTTTACCGACGGCGAAACCGAGCTGTTTGGCACTGAATATCAGTACGGGCCAGTGGCCAATACACCGGAAAATACCCTGTCGGTCTATGCCCACAGCACGGTCTATCGGGATGGCCAGGGCGGGGAAGTCGCCCTTCGCGCCGAGGTCTACAATCAAAGCAGCATGTACTTCTCCAACGCGTCGGACTCCCTAACACCGGATACTGAGCTGCCGTCCTACACTCTGGTGAATTTGCGGGCCTCTTGGGATCAGGTGCTGGGCAGCCAGTTTTCCGCTGCGCTGTTTGGTAAGAACGTGACCGATGAAGAGTACTTTGTTGGCGGCATGCCGCTGGGGGCTTCCCTGGGGCACAACGCCGCGGTAGTGGGTGAGCCCGCCACTTACGGTGTGGAGCTGAGTTATCGCTTCTAGCAGGTTGTTGATTGCCGTTTTCGAGGCAGCCAATGCAAGGCGAAAACGGGCGAAATGAGGGAGTTTATACACGATAAATGACCGATTTGAGCCCATTATCAACGCTGCAGTGGCAACGCAGATAGGAAATCAACAACCTGCTAGGGCCCAGGCTATTGCCGGGAAACGGTAGCATTGAATGCGGGGGCGGGGGGCTTAAAGGATCTTCGTCCCCGTTGGTGTTTTATTAATCACGAAGCCCGGCTTAGGACTGGGAAGGATAAGGAAGGCTATGTCTTACTCGGAAAGTGTTGATGTCGTTGTGGTGGGGTCCGGCGCCGCCGGCGCCGTCGCTGCCCTGCGGGCCGCCGACCTTGGGCTGTCGGTGGTGATCGTCGAGAAAGCGCCAAAATTTGGGGGCACATCGGCTACCTCCGGTGGAGTGATGTGGATTCCCAACAATCAGCTCACCCAAAACGATGACAGCCGCGAGAAAACCCTGACCTATATCGACTCCCTACTTCGGGGCCCGGTGCAGCGCGACCGTCTTGAGGCCTTTGTCGATCAGGGTCCGGAGATGGCGCGCTATCTGCAAACCGCCGGCGTTCCGCTGATGCAGGCCCAGTGGCCGGACTACTTTGCCGCTGCGCCAGAGGCCCGGGCCGACCGCTCGGTGCTGTGTGATACTTTTGATGGCCGGGAGCTGGGCGACAATTTTGTATTGATGCGGGAACAATTTAACCGCTTCAAACCCTTTGGTCGCTACGCGATGGATATTGGCCAGTTTTTCTCAATCTCTACCCGGGCGCCGGATTGGATTAAAGTCTTTGTCAAAATGGTCTTTACCTATTGGACGGACTTCAGTACACGTTTGATCGGTAAACGGGATCGGCGCTTCCCTCAAGGCGCGGCGCTGATGGGGAATATTTTTAAGCAGGTCTTTGATCGCGGTGTCGAGGTGCGCTTGGATACAGCGCTGACTGACGTCATTGTCGAAGATGGTGAAGTTCGCGGCGTCAACGTCAGCAGCTTTGGTCGCAGCTACGATATTGAAGCCAAACACGGTGTGGTATTGGCGGCAGGCGGTTTTGAATGGAACCAGGAGCTGCGGGACAAGTACTTCCCGGTTCCCGGTCTGACACGGGATAGCAGTACCCCGCAAAATGTTAACCGCGGTGAGGCCTTGCTAGCCGCCACTAAAATTGGCGCGGATACAGAAAACATGGATGCCGGCTGGTGGATGCCCACCATGCAGTGGCCCATGGCCAGCGCCGCTAACTTCGACGAGACTTGGCAGACCGCCTTCGACGTGGGCCGCCCCTCCAGCGTGTGTGTGAATCGCAACGGCGACCGCTTTGTGGACGAGGCATGCAGCTACGACGAGTTCGGCATTGCTATGATCGAAGACCAGAAAAAAACTGGCGCCAATACTCCGTGCTGGCTGGTGTTCGACGCCACCTTCAGAAAGAAATGGACGGTGGGCGGCCTGATGCCGTCGTTGATTATGCCGGACTGGCGAGTGCCCAAAGACTGCTGGGACCACTATGTATTCAAAGCGGATAGCATTGAATCTTTGGCTTACAAGATCAAAGTGCCGGTAGACAAGCTCAAGAAAACCGTCGCCAACATGAATGACTACGCCAGAACCGGTGAAGACCCGGAATTTGGCCGCGGCAGTAACCCCTATGACCAGATGTTTGGTGACCCCACCGTGACGCCAAACCCTTGCCTGGGTCCCATCAACAAGGCGCCGTACTACGCGGTGCCCATTTACCTGGGCGACCTGGGAACCAAAGGCGGCCTGAAGGCGAACGCCAAGGCACAGGTGGTCGATAGTACAGGGCAAGCGATACCCGGCTTGTACGCGGCAGGCAATAACTCGGGTAGTCCCTTTGGTAACCTTTATCCCGGCGCCGGCGGCACCATTGGACCGGCGGCCACCTTCGGCTTTATCGCTGCAAATGACATTGCACAGCGTGCCAAGGGCAGCCCCGTAGCAGAAGGCAGTGCAACAGCCGACGCTGCTGAGGCGGATGTCAGTACAGAAAAAACGGCGTGATTTGAGGCTCTGACTGAGCCAGACTTTGTCAGCGAAGCCGCCTTTGATATAAGGGCGGCTTTTTTCATTGAGTCTGTTTTATCACCGCGTAGCGAATCGCTGTGAAATCATGTTATAAAACAACAGTGTTGATTAAAAAAACAAACAGGTGGTGCGATGATTGAAACGGTAGCGGTGATCACCGGCGGCGCTGGCGGCATGGGGCTTGCCGTCGCCAAAATACTGGGTCGGGAGCATCGTGTACTCATTGCCGACCTGCAGCAGTCGCGATTGGACGCCGCTCAGGCAGAACTTAAAGACCTTGGCGTCAATTGCGATACCGCTATATGTGATGTCACCGACACTGCCTCAGTGTCAGCGCTGTTCGCCCAAGCTACAGGCCTGGGTCGGGTCGCCTGTGTCATTCATACCGCCGGTGTCAGCCCTCAGATGGCGCCGCCAGAAGTCATTATCCGGGTCAACGGGCTTGGCACCATCAACATCGCTAACGCGGCTCTTGAAATCGCCTCGGAGGGGATGGCGCTGATTAATGTCGCATCCAATTCGGCACACATGCTACCGGGGATTATGGTGCCGACCCGAGCGTTTCGCCACGCATTCACAGACCCCGAACGCTTTGTGGAGAAAGTCCTCAAGCGCAGTAATTTGATGCGCAAGGATTTTTATAAAAAAGGCCTAGCCTACGCCTTTAGCAAAAGCTTTGTGCTGTGGTATAGCCGACAGATCGCCGCCGATTTTGGTAAGCTCGGCGCCCGGGTGCTGTCGGTGTCGCCAGGAAGCTTCGATACCGAAATGGGCCGCCTCGAGGAAAAAAGCGGCTCGGCGGATATGCTTAAGGATGCCGCCCTTAAGCGCTTTGGTCGCCCGGAGGAAATCGCCGAGGTACTGGCTTTTTGTGCCAGCGACAAAGCCAGCTACCTCACTGGCACGGATATCCTCTGTGATGGCGGCGTGATCGCAGGTAAGCGGGGCTAAGAGCCCCTTGATCGATGTCTGAAAAAAATTAAGCGCGTTGTGAGTAGTAGCCCGCCACTCGCGGGTCATTGGCGATACGCTGCATATGCTCCACCAGTTTGGGGGCGGCAGTATCCACCAGGTCTGCAGGCAGGTGCTCCAGGTTGCCTGCCCGCAGGGAACGGGTCTGTACAAACACTTTGAGGTCGGCCACTGTCAGTCTGCCATCGGCAAAGTACTCACCACCTCCCCGCTGCAGTAAATCCTCCAAGCCAGCCAGATACGCCTTGAGTTTGCCCTTGGCTAAGTTTTCCCGCGCGGTCTTCAGGGCCTCACCTTCAAGCCCAAACGTCTGCACGACGAAATGAGTGGTGTCTTCCAGAGCATCCATCGCTTCATCGCAGTACAGCGCCTGAACAGGATCGGTGGGATAAAGATCAGCCTGTTTGCCGATATAGCGCAATATGGCGTTGGATTGGGTCACGGGCTGGCCATCAATCTCCAATACCGGGATAACTCCAAAGGGAAGGGTGGGTTTGAGTTGGGCGAATTGTTCAAAGCCGATACGACGATCGTCCAAAGGAATGCCGGCGATATGAAAAGCCAAGCGAATAGGGTCGCCGCGGCCGCCGTCGATGTCGAAGTAGGTGAGGGTATAGTTTGGCATGTGTGCTCCCAGACGGATCCGCCGATGGCGTAGCATAGCAGGAAGAGTTCGGCCTGGATGAAGGTTTTGCGGTGGATTATTGCTTGTGCAATTGCGATATCGTCGGCGGTCAAGTTGATCGAGTTCGGAGGCCCAGGGCCTTGGTTATTCCGCGGCATGGCGTAGGGTGGATACCGAGTTTGTGTCCACCATGAACACGGCACGGTGTTGAAAGTAGGCGGACAGGTGACGCGTTGTCCGCCCTACGGGTTCAACGTGAATCCGCAGTGATTGTGCGTCTTGGTATAGGGTGGACATGGTTGTTTATGTCCACCTTGAATAACGCATGGTCGCGCTTACCAGTCCATCATCTCATCTGAGCCACCGAACGCGGCCGGGAAGCCCTTGAAATGGGGGAGGTCGTCAACCACTGGGCGCACGGCGTATTGACACATCACATGGGAGCTGGGCTTGAATTGGCCCTCTGGCAGCAGGTTACCCTTGACTGCGATAAAGGGGGCGCCGGGCGGTTCGGAGAACATCACCGTGCCACATGTTTTGCAGCGAGTGCGGGGGTTGGTTTTGTAGGTCCACTGTACCGGCTCACCGGCGGTGATCTTGACAGCGTCTCTGGGATAAAGGGAGATGGGCAGGTAGGCGGCGCCGGCCACGGCCTGGCAGTCGTCGCAATGACAAAAAAACTGGCCAATCGGCTCTCCGTCAATACTGAGCGTGGTCTCGCCGCACGGGCATTTGGCTTCTTGGGTCATGTTCTCTCCTTAATTCCTAGGGGCGAAGTGGCGCCATGGTAACCAAGGGCGACTGTGTAGCCCAGTGTGGGGTAAAGATTTTCGTTTTTTATTCCGAGCGATCCTATACTATCCTGTGCCCAAACGTCGTCTATCCCAACGCGAGTCGCCCATGCAATTTCGATTCCCTGTCGTCGTCATCGATGAAGATTTTCGTTCCGAGAATATTTCCGGTTCCGGTATCCGGGACCTGGCCGAAGCCATCGGCAAACAAGGCATGGAGGTGGTGGGCTTCACCAGCTACGGGGACCTGACCGCCTTCGCCCAGCAGGCCAGTCGGGCCTCCTGTTTTATCCTCTCCATCGACGATGAGGAATTCAACGACGATGACGAGGCCGCCGGCGATGCGCTGACCTCGATCCGGGAGTTTCTGGAGGCGGTGCGCCATCGCAATACCGATATCCCGGTGTTTCTCTACGGCGAGACTCGCACCTCCCGCCATATCCCCAATGAGATTCTGCGGGAGCTGCACGGCTTCATCCATATGTTTGAAGACACGCCGGAGTTTGTGGCCCGCCATATTATCCGCGAGGCCAACAAATACCTGGAGTCCCTGGCGCCGCCCTTTTTCGAAGCCTTGATGCATTATGCCAGCGACAGCTCCTATTCCTGGCACTGCCCGGGTCACTCCGGCGGTGTGGCATTTCTCAAGAGTCCGGTGGGGCAAATGTTTCATCAATTCTTTGGTGAAAACCTGCTGCGGGCCGATGTCTGCAATGCGGTGGAGGAGCTGGGCCAGCTGCTGGATCACACCGGGCCGGTGAGCGCCAGTGAGCACAACGCCGCGCGTATCTTTGGCTGCGACCACTTGTTTTTTGTCACCAACGGCACCTCCACCTCCAACAAGGTGGTATGGCACTCGGTGGTGGCGCCTGGGGACATCGTGGTGGTGGACCGCAACTGCCATAAGTCCATTCTTCACAGCATCATCATGACCGGAGCGATACCGGTGTTTTTAATGCCCACTCGCAACCACTACGGCATTATCGGGCCCATTCCCAAGAGCGAGTTCGACCCGGCGGCGATCAGAGAAAAGATCGAGCAGCATCCCTTTGCCAAACACGCCAAGGATAAAAAGCCCCGCATTCTCACCATCACCCAGAGTACCTACGACGGGGTGGTGTATAACGTGGAGGAGATCAAGCAAATCCTCGACAACAGCATCGACACCTTGCATTTTGACGAGGCCTGGCTACCTCACGCGGCTTTCCATTCCTTTTACAAGGACATGCACGCCATTCACAGCAAACGGCCCCGCTCGGAAGACACGCTGGTATTTGCCACCCAATCTACCCACAAGCTCTTGGCGGGCTTGTCCCAGGCCTCGCAAATTCTGGTGCAGGACAGCAAAAAGCGGAAGCTGGATACCCACCGCTTTAATGAATCCTATCTAATGCATTCCTCCACCAGCCCCCAGTACGCCATCATCGCCTCCTGTGATGTGGCGGCGGCGATGATGGAGCCCCCCGGCGGTACAGCCTTGGTTGAGGAATCCATTTTGGAAGCCATCGACTTCCGCCGGGCTATGCGCAAGGTGGATGCCGACTATGGCGACGACTGGTTCTTCCAGGTGTGGGGGCCGGAAAAGCTGGCGGAGGAAGGGATCGGCGACCGTGACGACTGGGTGATTCACTCTGATGACCGCTGGCACGGCTTTGGTGATATCGAGTCCGGGTTTAATATGCTGGACCCTATCAAGGGCACCATTATCACTCCCGGGCTGGATGTGGATGGCAACTTTGACGAGGTGGGCATTCCCGCCGCCATTGTCAGTAAGTATCTGGCAGAGCACGGCATCATCATTGAGAAGACCGGGCTCTATTCCTTCTTCATTATGTTCACCATCGGCATTACCAAGGGTCGCTGGAACTCCATGGTGACCGAGTTGCAGCAGTTTAAGGATGACTACGACCACAACCTGCCGCTGTGGCGGGTGATGCCGGAATTTGCCCGCAAATATCCCCGCTATGAAAAAGTGGGCTTACGGGATCTTTGCAACGACATCCACAGTGTCTATAAAGAATACGACCTGGCCCGGATTACCACCGAAATGTACCTCTCCAAGATTGAGCCGGCGATGATTCCAGCCGATGCCTGGGCCAAGATGTCTCACCGTCAGGTAGAGCGGGTGCCTATCGATGAGCTGGAAGGGCGTATAACCACTATGCTGGTGACACCCTATCCGCCGGGAATTCCGCTATTGATTCCCGGTGAGCGTTTTAATGGGACTATCGTTCGCTATCTGCAGTTTGTTCGGGATTTCAACGCCCGTTTCCCCGGCTTTGAGACCGATTGTCACGGCCTGGTGAGGGAAAAAGCCGAAGGCGGCGATGCGTACTTTATCGATGTGGTCAGGGATTGACCCAGCATTGAAAAACAGTAAATCACTGCCAGCTCTCCCAATCGTCTCAGTGGTGTCGTGCCCAATTGTTTTGATGGGGGGAGAGCCGACGAGCTGTATCGGATGATTGGTCTAGGGCTTGGCTTTGTGCCGTGCCGGTTTCTGCTTGAAAGACTTTCTCAAGCAACCTGGGGTCGTCAAAGTACTCGCGTCCAATATAGCTCGTGGTGTGATGGCCGTATTGCCGCAAGGCGCCGGGGGCGGGAACACCGCTAGACCACAGCCAAATGGGATCGTTAATACGGGTGCTGCGTATCTGGCCATTGCTGTCGAAAAGGCTGCGCGTACCCCCACCGGGCAGTGGTAGAGCCAGTAAGTTTTCGTAGCGCACCAGAGCATACTGCTTGTTGTTCTGAGTCTCTACGACGTTTTTCTCCGCTACGCCCTGCAGCTTGTGGGAGCCGGTGCCGATGCGCAAGAGGGCGGAGTCAGGCGCAGGGGAATCGGAGGGGAAAAACGGTGCCTGCTGCCAATACGAGTCCACTGATCTACGCTGCAGCGCTTGCACCGGATACCAGCGATGGTCGCGCCCCGATGTATGCATGCTGTCGTAGACCAAAGCCTTGCCGTTCCGGTCCAGCGTGACCCGCCAAACTATGCCGTCGATGGCGGCACCACTCTCGACCTGTTCGCCGCCGGCAAACCAGAGAAAGTAATTGAGCTGAACCAAGACTTCGCCGCCAAAGCGGGTGTAATCGATATGGTAGAACACAACGGGCTCGCCGGTGTCCACGGCAAGGCCGGACTGGGTCCAATGAGGCATGCCGAATTTGTCGGCGTTGTCGCCGGTTTCTATCCATAAATCCGGTGCGTGGACTTCCACCAGTGCCTTCCAGCCTGAGGTGGTCAGTCCCGGAACCCCCAGTTCGTCGGTAAATTGGGTATCCAGGGGCACGGGGATCAGGCCGGGATCATGTTGATTCTTTGGTTTCCACAGTGTCAGGGGCTGGTCAGAGGGAATCTCCGCGATAGTGCCTTGGTGGCGGGCTTTAATTTGAGTTTGTTGGTCGCTTAAGCGCGCTTTGATGAGGGGGACAAGCGCTGGATATAGCCCCAAGGCGCGCTGGGTTTCAGAATATCCGTCTCGCAGTGTAATGGCCGCTTTTACCCGCTCGAGCTTTTCCGGGCTGTTGATTTCAAGTGCCGCCAGAGTCTTGCCACAATTCAGCATACGGTCGCGGTAATTGGCCCTTTCCCTGAGGGAGAGGCCCAGGTTCATATACTCGAATTCCCGTGCCTCTTGATCGAGCTCCCGCATCCGGCGTACCCAGCCATTGATTTCGGCAAAGGAGTCGACCTCGTCGATAAACGAGGCTGTGAGGCGATCGGTGCGCAGATAGGGATAGCCAGGCACCCGGTGGTAGGCCGCATTGCCCACTCCGGCTTTGGCCACCATTGCATCGATCTTGGCGTAGTCGTCCCGGCAGTCCGCCATATTGCGAAACAGGCCGGTAAATTGATCTTTAGGCACTGGGGGAGGGGCCGTGTTCTGACAGGCGGCGGTAGCCAGCACTAGCAGCAGCAATCCTGAAGCAGCAATAGACCTTTGCATCGCGCATATCTCCTGGGCTCGAGACTCACGAAAGGGCATAAGTAGTGTCCCTTGGTCCGCGCCCGGAAAGTAGGTGGGTCGCGAGTCGGAGCTTCAGTGTGTTATTAAAATCTTTGTTTGCCAAGAGTGGGCCCACCAGGAGTCGGCCACTGGTTCATTACGGTTTTTTAGCGCTTGTGGATTTGACCGGTGTCGCGGCGCGCGCAACGGCGATATATGCGGAGGTTCCTCAAGGACCGGCATATGAGCAACTTTGGTTGCGCCGTCAGATAAGGGCGACTCTTAAAGTGCCAAGTGGGAGTGGGATATAGTGGTCAAACTACTCCCCAGGGCCGGGGCGACAAACTTGGAATCTCAGCGCACATTGGGATTGTGGCGCATTCTGATGACAATAATAAAGGTAGCCTGTAGCCGCGATGAGAGAACAAAAATCCTACTGCCGTTTGTGTTTTGGCTTCTGTGGAGTCAACGTCACCATCGACGACAATGAGCGGGTTGTCTCGGTTGTGGGGGATCACGATAACCCCGCCACCCAGGGTTACGCCTGTGTCAAAGGCCTGGAATTACCCAGCGCACTGTACGGTGACAGGCGACTCTGGCGTCCCCTTAAAAAAGTGGACGACAGGCATGAGGAGATTGACCTGGAGCAGGCGCTGGATGAAATCGCCCAGTGTATGCAAGGCATTATCGACCAAGACAGTGCTCAATCCTTGGCCTTTTATCGCGGCACCGGTACCTTCGGCTCAAACGTGGCGGCATTGGCCTTCCCGGCCCTGGCCGACGCAGTGGGCGGGCAGCGCTTTTCCACCATGACCATCGACCAGTCTGCAAAGTGGGTCACCGCCGATCGTCTGGGAACCTGGCACGCCGGCAAGCAAGCCTTTGAAGATGCCGATGTGTGGTTGTTTGCTGGGGCCAATCCCCTGGTGTCGGTGTTTTCCTGGCATACGCCGGTACAAAACCCAATGAAACGCCTGAAAGAGGCAAAGGCGCAGGGGCTCAAGCTGATTGTGATCGACCCCCGCGAGTGCGAAATGGCGAAGTTTGCCGATATCCATTTGCAGATTTACCCCGGTGAAGATGCTGCTGTGGCGGCGGGCCTTATTCACTTGGTACTCAACCATAATTGGCACGACGCCGAGTTTTGCGCCCAGCACGTTGAGGGCCTGGAGCAACTGCGAGAGCAGGTAGCGCCGTTTACGCCAGAGCTGGTCGCTGCCCGGGCGGGGATTGGCCGAGAGGACCTAATCGCTGCCGCTGAGTTGTTTGCCAGTCAATCCAAGCGCGGCAGTGTGAGCACCGGCACCGGTGTGGATATGGCGCCCTTTCCCAATCTGGCCGAGCACCTCTATGAAGTTTTGGGCGTGATTTGCGGTCGCTATCTTCGCGAGGGTGAGGTGTTGCCCAA
It encodes:
- a CDS encoding SDR family NAD(P)-dependent oxidoreductase, which translates into the protein MIETVAVITGGAGGMGLAVAKILGREHRVLIADLQQSRLDAAQAELKDLGVNCDTAICDVTDTASVSALFAQATGLGRVACVIHTAGVSPQMAPPEVIIRVNGLGTINIANAALEIASEGMALINVASNSAHMLPGIMVPTRAFRHAFTDPERFVEKVLKRSNLMRKDFYKKGLAYAFSKSFVLWYSRQIAADFGKLGARVLSVSPGSFDTEMGRLEEKSGSADMLKDAALKRFGRPEEIAEVLAFCASDKASYLTGTDILCDGGVIAGKRG
- a CDS encoding TonB-dependent receptor produces the protein MSNSRGVVEEVIVTARRRNESLSEVPLSVQALGAEALEQKQVTSDADLQVAVPGLTIRQTQGNNSLTYSIRGQSADTFSGSPSAVVSYLNEVPLTIQGASTFYDLESIQVLKGPQGTLFGRNTTGGAVLFSTAKPSAETEASLKLKAGNYDLLEVEGMVNLPISDQLRVRLAANSISKDGYIENVNTGEDHGDIGRDSARLTVSFMPNDQLDNTLVYGYSRSDGTNTGATYVYSIYTAEDEAKYNRDLNTSSEFIAGSVEEQRKLGYYKTQHPFGADHIGEDEVLVNTTTFALNEDVQIKNILGYTAGDTDSEQPALGAEYPTFATRNLATGKVGNEVKVESYSNELQLSGTAMDGNLDYITGIYLQQQRTDTLWPQTYFDGAVNATNNFRIETDTTAFYAQGSYRFSPVLRATAGLRFTEEDVSIEQLAQSDYRGVDGFAQKQDETFREPSWLLGLEYSISDSLFAYANARGSFRSGGFNGSAPPVNAGATGGGNKFEQETVEDIELGLKYEGNIGAMPARMNVAIYNMWIEDVQRIEFPDPPGDVASIAVTANIPEMEVRGIEFDASISPLANLDLGIAATYTDAEFTDGETELFGTEYQYGPVANTPENTLSVYAHSTVYRDGQGGEVALRAEVYNQSSMYFSNASDSLTPDTELPSYTLVNLRASWDQVLGSQFSAALFGKNVTDEEYFVGGMPLGASLGHNAAVVGEPATYGVELSYRF
- a CDS encoding arginine/lysine/ornithine decarboxylase, whose product is MQFRFPVVVIDEDFRSENISGSGIRDLAEAIGKQGMEVVGFTSYGDLTAFAQQASRASCFILSIDDEEFNDDDEAAGDALTSIREFLEAVRHRNTDIPVFLYGETRTSRHIPNEILRELHGFIHMFEDTPEFVARHIIREANKYLESLAPPFFEALMHYASDSSYSWHCPGHSGGVAFLKSPVGQMFHQFFGENLLRADVCNAVEELGQLLDHTGPVSASEHNAARIFGCDHLFFVTNGTSTSNKVVWHSVVAPGDIVVVDRNCHKSILHSIIMTGAIPVFLMPTRNHYGIIGPIPKSEFDPAAIREKIEQHPFAKHAKDKKPRILTITQSTYDGVVYNVEEIKQILDNSIDTLHFDEAWLPHAAFHSFYKDMHAIHSKRPRSEDTLVFATQSTHKLLAGLSQASQILVQDSKKRKLDTHRFNESYLMHSSTSPQYAIIASCDVAAAMMEPPGGTALVEESILEAIDFRRAMRKVDADYGDDWFFQVWGPEKLAEEGIGDRDDWVIHSDDRWHGFGDIESGFNMLDPIKGTIITPGLDVDGNFDEVGIPAAIVSKYLAEHGIIIEKTGLYSFFIMFTIGITKGRWNSMVTELQQFKDDYDHNLPLWRVMPEFARKYPRYEKVGLRDLCNDIHSVYKEYDLARITTEMYLSKIEPAMIPADAWAKMSHRQVERVPIDELEGRITTMLVTPYPPGIPLLIPGERFNGTIVRYLQFVRDFNARFPGFETDCHGLVREKAEGGDAYFIDVVRD
- a CDS encoding GFA family protein produces the protein MTQEAKCPCGETTLSIDGEPIGQFFCHCDDCQAVAGAAYLPISLYPRDAVKITAGEPVQWTYKTNPRTRCKTCGTVMFSEPPGAPFIAVKGNLLPEGQFKPSSHVMCQYAVRPVVDDLPHFKGFPAAFGGSDEMMDW
- a CDS encoding glutathione S-transferase family protein, whose amino-acid sequence is MPNYTLTYFDIDGGRGDPIRLAFHIAGIPLDDRRIGFEQFAQLKPTLPFGVIPVLEIDGQPVTQSNAILRYIGKQADLYPTDPVQALYCDEAMDALEDTTHFVVQTFGLEGEALKTARENLAKGKLKAYLAGLEDLLQRGGGEYFADGRLTVADLKVFVQTRSLRAGNLEHLPADLVDTAAPKLVEHMQRIANDPRVAGYYSQRA
- a CDS encoding FAD-dependent oxidoreductase codes for the protein MSYSESVDVVVVGSGAAGAVAALRAADLGLSVVIVEKAPKFGGTSATSGGVMWIPNNQLTQNDDSREKTLTYIDSLLRGPVQRDRLEAFVDQGPEMARYLQTAGVPLMQAQWPDYFAAAPEARADRSVLCDTFDGRELGDNFVLMREQFNRFKPFGRYAMDIGQFFSISTRAPDWIKVFVKMVFTYWTDFSTRLIGKRDRRFPQGAALMGNIFKQVFDRGVEVRLDTALTDVIVEDGEVRGVNVSSFGRSYDIEAKHGVVLAAGGFEWNQELRDKYFPVPGLTRDSSTPQNVNRGEALLAATKIGADTENMDAGWWMPTMQWPMASAANFDETWQTAFDVGRPSSVCVNRNGDRFVDEACSYDEFGIAMIEDQKKTGANTPCWLVFDATFRKKWTVGGLMPSLIMPDWRVPKDCWDHYVFKADSIESLAYKIKVPVDKLKKTVANMNDYARTGEDPEFGRGSNPYDQMFGDPTVTPNPCLGPINKAPYYAVPIYLGDLGTKGGLKANAKAQVVDSTGQAIPGLYAAGNNSGSPFGNLYPGAGGTIGPAATFGFIAANDIAQRAKGSPVAEGSATADAAEADVSTEKTA